From the genome of Virgibacillus proomii, one region includes:
- a CDS encoding DUF84 family protein, protein MNIIIGSLNPAKVKAVQEVFPEASISQVDVDSGVSRQPFSDEETKRGAINRAFACMNITPSPIAIGLEGGVMFIGNQLFLCNWGALITPEQKVYAASGARILLPLEITEQLLQGKELGDIMDNYVNRYLVRKKEGAVGIFTNDRITRQKMFAHVVELLRGQWEYENR, encoded by the coding sequence ATGAATATAATTATTGGTTCATTAAATCCAGCAAAAGTAAAAGCAGTACAGGAAGTTTTTCCTGAAGCTTCCATTTCTCAAGTAGATGTAGATTCAGGTGTCTCGAGACAACCATTCTCTGATGAAGAAACTAAAAGGGGAGCAATTAATCGTGCATTTGCCTGTATGAATATCACGCCATCACCAATTGCAATCGGATTAGAAGGAGGAGTAATGTTCATTGGTAACCAGTTATTTTTATGTAATTGGGGTGCCTTAATAACTCCTGAACAAAAGGTTTATGCGGCTAGTGGAGCACGTATTCTTCTTCCTTTAGAAATTACGGAACAATTGCTTCAAGGTAAAGAACTTGGTGATATAATGGATAATTATGTCAATCGGTATCTAGTACGTAAAAAGGAAGGAGCAGTCGGCATTTTTACGAATGATCGTATTACAAGGCAAAAGATGTTTGCACACGTAGTTGAATTGTTACGAGGACAATGGGAGTATGAAAACCGCTAA
- a CDS encoding M42 family metallopeptidase: MNQETLSLFQQLTELQGAPGDEKRVRTFMKQELAKYADEIIQDNLGGVFGVKQGTGPRVMVAGHMDEVGFMVTKITKNGMIRFQPLGGWWNQVLLAQRVQIMTDNGPVIGVVGSIPPHNLTEEQRKKPMEIKNMLIDIGADDKEDTERIGIRPGQSIVPLTPFTPMANKKKIMAKAWDNRYGCGLAIELLKELQDVTLPNQLFSGATVQEEVGLRGAQVAANKIKPDVFFALDASPANDAAGKKDEFGHLGKGALLRIFDRSMITHQGMKNFILDIAESNHIPYQYFVSQGGTDAGRVHLTNNGVPSAVVGICSRYIHTSASIIHVDDYAAAKELLIQLVKMLNETTLKQIQRSV; encoded by the coding sequence ATGAATCAAGAAACGTTATCGCTTTTTCAACAATTAACGGAGCTACAAGGTGCTCCAGGGGATGAAAAGCGTGTTCGTACTTTTATGAAGCAAGAACTTGCAAAGTATGCAGATGAGATCATTCAGGACAATTTAGGTGGCGTTTTTGGGGTGAAACAGGGAACAGGTCCAAGAGTAATGGTAGCAGGTCATATGGATGAAGTAGGATTCATGGTTACCAAAATTACTAAAAATGGGATGATTCGCTTTCAACCATTGGGTGGTTGGTGGAATCAAGTATTACTTGCACAACGAGTGCAAATTATGACTGATAATGGGCCGGTTATAGGAGTTGTAGGTTCTATTCCACCTCATAACTTGACAGAAGAACAAAGAAAGAAACCAATGGAAATAAAGAATATGCTTATTGATATTGGTGCAGACGATAAAGAAGATACGGAACGGATTGGTATTAGACCAGGTCAATCCATTGTTCCTCTAACACCTTTTACACCGATGGCAAATAAGAAGAAAATTATGGCTAAGGCTTGGGATAACCGCTATGGTTGCGGTTTAGCTATTGAGCTTTTAAAAGAATTACAAGATGTGACTTTGCCAAACCAATTATTTTCTGGAGCAACGGTTCAGGAGGAAGTTGGCTTAAGAGGAGCACAAGTAGCTGCAAATAAAATTAAACCAGATGTCTTCTTTGCATTGGACGCTTCTCCTGCAAATGATGCTGCGGGTAAAAAGGACGAATTTGGTCATCTAGGTAAAGGTGCTTTGTTACGTATCTTTGACCGCTCCATGATTACACATCAAGGGATGAAAAATTTCATTTTGGACATTGCAGAAAGCAATCATATTCCATACCAATATTTTGTTTCACAAGGCGGTACGGACGCAGGGCGTGTTCATTTAACAAATAATGGAGTTCCTTCTGCTGTTGTAGGTATTTGTTCCCGTTACATTCATACCTCTGCTTCCATTATTCATGTAGATGATTATGCGGCTGCAAAGGAATTATTAATTCAACTTGTAAAAATGCTCAATGAAACAACATTAAAGCAAATTCAGCGCTCTGTGTAA
- a CDS encoding PepSY domain-containing protein, giving the protein MGMKKTVLALGVGIAVGYFAKQQLDQVKKITPEKALKQAKETFKKQGPISGSWIYMQPQEVEKNGLLYNAYRGGVTRNLDGENKQYEFYVDVDTGAVIDSVQTA; this is encoded by the coding sequence ATGGGTATGAAAAAGACAGTTCTTGCATTAGGAGTCGGAATAGCAGTTGGCTACTTTGCTAAGCAGCAACTAGATCAAGTGAAAAAAATCACCCCTGAGAAAGCGTTAAAACAAGCGAAAGAAACCTTTAAGAAACAGGGGCCGATTAGCGGTTCATGGATCTATATGCAGCCCCAAGAAGTAGAAAAAAATGGTTTGCTTTATAACGCCTATCGTGGAGGAGTAACACGTAATCTTGATGGAGAAAATAAGCAATATGAATTCTATGTGGATGTGGACACCGGAGCTGTGATTGATTCTGTTCAAACAGCATAA
- a CDS encoding YtnP family quorum-quenching lactonase, protein MEHLNVGRAKLTWLRGGVTFLDGGAMFGVVPKVLWEKKYPVNEKNQIELRTDPILMQLDGKNYLIDSGIGKGKLTQKQLRNFGVLEETQIEESLALLGLSTNDIDIILMTHLHFDHACGLTKQVGNNFEPVFERAIIYTSSIEWYEMRNPNIRSVNTYWHNNWKPIVDRVKTFTDKIEITKGLKMIHTGGHSDGHSLILFEDGDDHFIHMADIMPTHAHQNKLWVLAYDDYPVTSVHQKEKWMQYGFKKQAWYTFYHDAYYRAIKWNRHGEVMNTVKREH, encoded by the coding sequence ATGGAACATCTTAACGTAGGGAGAGCGAAGTTAACATGGTTACGGGGTGGCGTTACTTTTTTAGATGGCGGCGCAATGTTTGGAGTAGTACCAAAAGTATTATGGGAGAAGAAATACCCAGTAAATGAAAAAAATCAAATAGAATTAAGAACAGATCCAATTTTAATGCAGCTAGATGGGAAGAATTATTTAATTGATAGTGGTATAGGAAAAGGGAAGCTAACGCAAAAGCAGTTACGAAATTTTGGTGTTTTAGAAGAGACACAAATAGAAGAATCTCTTGCTCTGCTTGGATTATCGACAAACGATATTGATATAATTTTAATGACTCATCTTCATTTCGATCATGCTTGCGGTTTAACAAAACAGGTGGGCAATAATTTTGAGCCAGTATTTGAGCGGGCAATTATTTATACATCGTCGATTGAATGGTATGAGATGAGAAATCCAAATATTCGATCAGTAAACACTTATTGGCATAACAATTGGAAACCAATTGTTGATCGAGTTAAAACATTTACGGATAAAATAGAAATTACAAAGGGTTTAAAAATGATCCATACAGGTGGTCATAGTGATGGGCATAGTCTAATTTTATTTGAAGATGGTGACGACCACTTCATTCATATGGCAGATATTATGCCCACTCATGCACATCAAAACAAATTGTGGGTTTTAGCATACGATGATTATCCCGTAACTTCTGTACATCAAAAGGAAAAGTGGATGCAGTACGGTTTTAAAAAACAGGCATGGTATACGTTTTATCATGACGCTTATTATCGAGCAATTAAATGGAATCGACATGGTGAGGTTATGAATACAGTAAAGCGGGAACATTAA
- the trmB gene encoding tRNA (guanosine(46)-N7)-methyltransferase TrmB, whose protein sequence is MRQRNKPWADEFLRHHTNIVIPNPEKNRNCWHALFGNKAPIHLEIGTGKGQFIVEMAKQYPHINFIGLEVAKNIIVTAAQKVIDSGLPNIRLLNEDANRLPEFFARNELSVIYLNFSDPWPKNRHEKRRLTYFTFLEKYKNVLHPNGEIIVKTDNMGLFEYSLVSFSKNGMELEEVNLDLHSLDDPTNCITEYEEKFAAKGQPIYRCRVKLKKCSE, encoded by the coding sequence TTGCGTCAACGTAATAAACCGTGGGCGGATGAATTTTTACGTCATCATACAAATATAGTTATTCCCAATCCTGAAAAAAATCGTAATTGCTGGCATGCGCTTTTTGGCAATAAAGCACCAATCCACTTGGAAATTGGTACGGGAAAAGGCCAATTTATTGTAGAAATGGCTAAGCAATACCCACATATCAATTTTATTGGACTCGAAGTTGCTAAAAATATTATTGTGACAGCAGCACAAAAAGTCATTGATTCAGGATTACCTAATATTCGATTGTTGAATGAAGATGCTAATCGCTTACCAGAATTTTTTGCGAGAAATGAATTGTCTGTTATTTATTTGAACTTTTCAGATCCCTGGCCAAAAAACCGTCACGAAAAGCGGAGGTTAACGTATTTTACATTTTTAGAAAAATATAAAAATGTGTTACATCCAAACGGTGAAATCATTGTTAAAACAGATAATATGGGATTATTTGAATATTCATTAGTAAGTTTTTCTAAAAACGGAATGGAGTTGGAGGAAGTCAACTTAGATCTCCACAGTCTGGATGATCCGACGAACTGTATAACAGAATATGAGGAGAAGTTCGCTGCTAAGGGTCAGCCTATATACCGCTGTCGTGTAAAATTAAAAAAATGCAGTGAATGA
- a CDS encoding YtzH-like family protein gives MTLNINHQLTLLMDLLDEQRNDCCGNVAEYEQITRLVKSLMQNNDLTDQQLQQLLPEIYAYGKDGESSSNIEAHITANNQQLATWVEAIHQTNLN, from the coding sequence ATGACATTAAACATAAACCATCAACTAACCTTACTTATGGATTTATTAGATGAACAGCGGAACGATTGTTGCGGCAATGTAGCCGAGTACGAGCAAATTACAAGACTAGTTAAGTCATTGATGCAAAATAATGACTTAACCGACCAGCAATTACAACAATTGCTCCCTGAAATATATGCATATGGTAAAGATGGTGAGTCTTCATCAAACATTGAAGCGCATATTACAGCTAATAACCAACAATTGGCAACATGGGTGGAAGCAATTCATCAGACCAATCTAAATTAA
- a CDS encoding phosphotransferase family protein — protein sequence MLNWLKRVLGSDWEVAPAGGLTGDAYLATKDNQRLFLKRNSSPFLAVLSAERIVPKLIWTKRMENGDVITAQEWLEGRELKPAEMQHLRVADLLRKIHQSSELLYMLMRLGKKPITSDDSFRMIKERLTQTGLQHEQVKTSLDYLEKLLPITRKQKLVVCHGDLNHNNLLLTDEGHLYLIDWDNALIADPVIDYGMILNWYIPKENWKEWLNSYGIAEDDHLIGRMYWYLLIDTLYYLCWHKERDENSKFVERLTNLHDLNNQIKVLI from the coding sequence ATGTTGAACTGGCTGAAGCGAGTTCTAGGCAGTGATTGGGAAGTAGCTCCAGCAGGTGGATTAACTGGAGATGCTTACTTAGCAACGAAGGATAATCAGCGGCTATTTTTAAAAAGAAATTCTTCTCCATTTTTAGCCGTCCTGTCAGCTGAAAGGATCGTGCCAAAACTAATTTGGACAAAGCGAATGGAAAACGGCGATGTAATTACAGCACAGGAATGGCTTGAAGGTAGGGAATTAAAACCAGCAGAAATGCAGCATTTACGTGTTGCAGACTTGTTACGTAAAATTCATCAGTCGTCTGAATTACTATACATGCTAATGAGATTGGGAAAAAAACCAATTACCTCGGATGATAGTTTTAGGATGATTAAGGAGCGCTTAACACAAACAGGCTTACAGCACGAACAGGTTAAAACTTCATTAGATTATTTGGAAAAGCTGCTCCCTATTACAAGAAAACAAAAATTAGTTGTGTGTCATGGGGATTTAAATCATAATAATTTACTTTTGACGGATGAAGGTCATTTATATCTTATCGATTGGGATAATGCGTTAATAGCTGATCCGGTTATTGATTATGGCATGATCTTAAATTGGTATATTCCAAAAGAAAACTGGAAGGAATGGCTAAATAGTTATGGTATTGCTGAAGATGATCATTTAATAGGCCGGATGTATTGGTATTTATTGATTGATACACTATATTATTTGTGCTGGCATAAAGAACGTGATGAAAATAGTAAATTTGTCGAACGTTTAACTAATCTTCATGATTTAAATAACCAAATCAAGGTCTTAATTTAG
- a CDS encoding NERD domain-containing protein, which translates to MEALAQLIKLQDYVSRYEWNAFRYPSQFIRLKNENWNKLIALWEEREDLSEVKVNVETSEEHHPRWKIWKRKSKSVHDEENIEADLYDLPDTKEELKRYFLDKLLQIQLKWATSTVTDISFVDKQWVEDPEIRYFLQRFPDTYLFMYYPVFNIKKAPVDGEIILITPVGIEIISQIRAEKDATIIAQNQRTWIVKENDEERKMLSPQIALKRTEQIIKSILNHHEVQLPIQKTVLAKENPIHFLEEPYQTKLIGMHQYESWFRQRRNISSPLKSHQLKTAEILLKHCQTTSVKRPEWEEERDEFEFVSDEF; encoded by the coding sequence GTGGAGGCACTGGCGCAATTAATTAAATTGCAGGATTATGTTTCGAGATATGAATGGAATGCATTTCGGTATCCAAGTCAATTCATTCGCTTAAAAAATGAGAATTGGAACAAATTGATAGCTCTTTGGGAAGAACGGGAAGATTTATCTGAAGTCAAAGTAAATGTGGAAACATCAGAAGAGCATCATCCACGCTGGAAGATTTGGAAACGAAAATCGAAATCAGTACATGATGAAGAAAACATAGAAGCTGATTTGTATGATCTTCCAGATACGAAAGAAGAATTAAAACGATATTTTCTTGATAAGCTATTGCAAATTCAATTAAAATGGGCAACTTCCACTGTCACAGATATTTCATTTGTAGATAAACAATGGGTGGAAGACCCGGAAATCAGGTATTTTTTACAACGTTTCCCTGATACGTATCTTTTTATGTATTATCCTGTTTTTAATATTAAAAAAGCTCCGGTAGATGGTGAAATAATTTTAATTACACCAGTAGGTATTGAAATAATTAGCCAAATTAGAGCTGAAAAGGATGCAACTATTATAGCTCAGAATCAACGAACCTGGATAGTGAAAGAAAATGATGAAGAACGCAAAATGCTAAGTCCGCAAATTGCATTGAAGCGAACAGAACAAATTATTAAGAGCATATTAAATCACCATGAAGTACAGCTTCCGATTCAAAAAACGGTGCTTGCAAAAGAAAATCCAATTCATTTTCTAGAAGAACCTTACCAAACTAAACTTATTGGAATGCATCAATATGAATCTTGGTTTAGGCAAAGAAGAAATATTTCGTCACCACTTAAAAGTCATCAACTGAAGACAGCTGAAATATTGTTAAAACATTGTCAAACAACTTCCGTAAAAAGGCCAGAGTGGGAAGAAGAAAGGGACGAATTTGAATTTGTTTCTGATGAATTTTAA
- the thpR gene encoding RNA 2',3'-cyclic phosphodiesterase produces MSNFPHYFIAIPLPKRLQQFLADWQSELKTILPYKQWTNIQDLHITLKYLGPVPDIKLKDLIKRLHAISFTPFHIQVGSIGMFGTSAKPRVLYAAVELSEALADLQQQVESVVSHEGFVPERRSYTPHITLAKKWNGSNSMPDEIEHIKRNFTEQKRLDVDQFLIYRIFPKESPTYRMEAIITAKGGGGTGAIN; encoded by the coding sequence ATGTCAAATTTTCCACATTATTTTATTGCTATCCCTTTACCAAAACGATTGCAACAATTTTTAGCGGACTGGCAATCTGAGTTAAAAACTATTTTACCTTATAAACAGTGGACGAACATTCAAGATTTGCATATAACTTTAAAGTATTTAGGTCCAGTACCCGATATTAAATTGAAGGATCTAATAAAAAGGTTGCATGCTATTTCCTTTACCCCATTTCACATCCAAGTGGGCAGTATTGGCATGTTTGGCACTTCAGCAAAGCCTAGAGTCCTTTATGCTGCCGTTGAATTATCAGAAGCGTTAGCTGATTTGCAGCAACAAGTTGAATCCGTGGTAAGTCACGAAGGATTTGTGCCTGAACGACGTTCATATACTCCTCACATTACATTGGCAAAAAAATGGAACGGATCGAATTCGATGCCTGATGAAATAGAACATATTAAAAGGAACTTTACTGAACAAAAGCGTTTAGATGTAGATCAATTTTTAATTTATCGGATTTTTCCAAAGGAGTCTCCAACATATCGAATGGAAGCTATTATTACAGCAAAGGGAGGTGGAGGCACTGGCGCAATTAATTAA
- a CDS encoding pseudouridine synthase: protein MRLDKLLANAGVGSRKNVKTLLKKGYVTVNGAIIKNGTMHVDENSDVIKVNETAIHYQKYVYMMMHKPPGVISATEDKREKTVIDLLPSDIKRFRPFPVGRLDKDTEGLLLITNNGELAHQLLSPKKHVDKTYYAKVKGVVTEEDCNYFARGVRLNDGYITKPALLRIIQQGDVSEVEIVISEGKFHQVKRMFLAIDKKVIYLKRTKMGKLSLDSQLNLGEYRELSEDELELLTKS, encoded by the coding sequence ATGCGGCTTGATAAATTATTAGCCAATGCTGGAGTAGGTAGTCGCAAAAATGTAAAGACATTACTCAAGAAAGGCTATGTCACGGTGAATGGTGCTATAATAAAGAATGGAACAATGCATGTTGATGAGAATTCAGATGTTATAAAAGTAAATGAAACAGCTATTCACTATCAAAAATATGTATATATGATGATGCATAAACCTCCCGGAGTTATTTCAGCAACAGAGGATAAGCGGGAAAAAACAGTTATTGATCTGCTACCCTCTGATATAAAGAGATTTCGTCCATTTCCGGTTGGACGGCTCGATAAAGATACAGAAGGACTATTACTTATAACAAATAATGGCGAGTTAGCTCATCAATTATTATCGCCAAAAAAGCATGTGGATAAGACTTATTATGCAAAGGTAAAGGGAGTAGTAACAGAAGAAGATTGTAATTACTTTGCAAGAGGAGTCCGTTTGAATGACGGTTATATTACAAAACCTGCTTTATTAAGAATTATACAGCAAGGAGATGTATCCGAAGTTGAGATTGTTATTTCAGAAGGGAAGTTTCATCAAGTAAAACGAATGTTTCTAGCAATAGATAAAAAGGTAATTTATTTGAAACGTACAAAAATGGGAAAATTAAGCCTTGATAGCCAGCTGAATCTTGGAGAATACCGCGAACTTTCGGAGGATGAACTTGAATTATTAACCAAGTCGTAG
- a CDS encoding putative polysaccharide biosynthesis protein: MSNIVRGTMLLTGASFLSKFLGMIYVIPFNSLVGATGGTLFAYAYTPYNIFISLSTVGVPLAVSKFVAKYNAVGDYETGMRMFRTGMALMIGTGVLAFFAMFFSADWLAAQMITSQDAKSITSADVAFVIKMVSFALILIPAMSIVRGFFQGHHSMGPTAISQIMEQIVRIAFILGGSFVIVSVLNGSVIAAVGFSTFSAFLGAVASCFVLWVYWRKRQPYIQRQLQQQIYTHDLRTRDMLAELFRYAGPFILVGLATPVYQLIDQFTFERAMVASNQEDIWAFAYSAMNFYGHKLVIIPVTLATGLSLAILPEMTKSFTQKNSVFLEKQINQALQIIMFLILPAAVGLSILSKEAYGTLFGIDNIQISGQLLAWYAPVALVFGLFTVSSSILQSINQQRFAVISLSAGVLVKLLFNIQLIYVFGAKGAIFGTALAAGIAVILNLWRISTAIQFSYKQLMKRTILIGIFIAIMCLIIILLRFLLYLVVPEGRFGMSIVLTVCVVAGGMVYLGLAYYSTLMERVLGRRIGFLDKLFRR; this comes from the coding sequence ATGTCAAATATTGTACGTGGAACTATGTTATTAACTGGAGCATCTTTTCTCTCCAAATTTCTCGGAATGATTTATGTCATTCCATTTAATTCGTTAGTTGGTGCAACTGGTGGTACCTTGTTTGCATATGCTTATACACCCTATAATATTTTTATTAGCTTGTCTACTGTAGGTGTACCGCTAGCTGTATCTAAATTTGTGGCAAAGTATAATGCTGTCGGAGATTATGAAACAGGGATGCGAATGTTCCGTACGGGCATGGCGCTAATGATCGGAACAGGAGTATTAGCGTTCTTTGCAATGTTTTTTAGTGCGGATTGGTTGGCAGCGCAAATGATTACAAGTCAAGATGCGAAAAGCATTACTTCTGCTGATGTGGCATTTGTAATTAAAATGGTCAGTTTTGCCCTTATTTTAATACCGGCGATGAGCATTGTAAGGGGATTTTTTCAAGGTCATCATTCCATGGGCCCTACAGCAATATCCCAAATTATGGAACAAATTGTCCGTATTGCATTTATATTAGGTGGATCATTTGTTATTGTTTCAGTATTAAATGGTTCTGTAATAGCTGCAGTTGGTTTTTCTACCTTTTCTGCGTTTTTAGGGGCGGTCGCTTCTTGTTTTGTTTTATGGGTATACTGGCGTAAACGTCAGCCGTACATACAAAGACAATTGCAACAGCAAATTTATACACATGATCTTCGCACACGCGACATGCTTGCTGAGTTGTTTCGTTATGCCGGTCCATTTATTTTAGTTGGTCTAGCTACACCTGTCTATCAATTGATTGATCAATTTACTTTTGAAAGAGCAATGGTAGCGAGTAATCAAGAAGATATTTGGGCATTTGCTTATTCAGCTATGAATTTTTATGGTCATAAGCTTGTAATTATTCCTGTTACACTGGCTACAGGTTTGTCGCTTGCGATTTTACCGGAGATGACAAAATCATTTACGCAGAAAAACAGCGTATTTTTAGAAAAACAGATTAACCAAGCGCTTCAAATAATTATGTTTCTTATCTTACCTGCTGCTGTAGGACTTTCTATTTTGTCGAAAGAAGCATATGGTACATTATTTGGGATAGATAATATCCAGATATCTGGTCAGTTACTTGCGTGGTATGCACCGGTAGCGCTTGTCTTTGGCTTGTTTACGGTATCGTCATCTATTTTGCAAAGCATTAATCAACAGCGCTTTGCTGTTATTAGTTTGTCTGCTGGAGTCTTAGTAAAATTACTGTTCAATATTCAACTTATTTATGTGTTCGGTGCTAAAGGAGCGATTTTTGGCACAGCTTTAGCAGCTGGAATAGCTGTGATATTAAATCTTTGGCGAATAAGCACAGCAATCCAATTTTCGTATAAGCAATTAATGAAACGAACGATCTTAATCGGTATATTTATTGCGATTATGTGCTTGATTATCATTTTACTTCGATTTTTGTTGTATTTGGTCGTACCAGAAGGCAGATTTGGCATGAGTATAGTTTTAACCGTGTGTGTCGTTGCGGGTGGAATGGTTTATTTAGGCTTAGCCTATTATTCCACATTAATGGAAAGAGTATTAGGAAGGCGAATTGGCTTTTTAGATAAATTATTCCGACGATAG
- a CDS encoding NAD(P)/FAD-dependent oxidoreductase, producing the protein MFYDVVIIGGGPSGIMAAIAAAESGANTLLIEKGNKLGKKLAISGGGRCNVTNRLPQDEVIKHIPGNGKFLYSAFSIFNNYDIIEFFTKLNVPLKEEDHGRMFPVSNQSKTVIQALLNRMEELHISIRLNAPVKTIHFAKPNHSIILQNGDEIQAKSVIVAVGGKAVPHTGSTGDGYAWAKKAGHTVTDLYPTEVALISKEPFINNKTLQGVSLRDIKLSVLSKNGRKIITHQMDMIFTHFGVSGPAVLRCSQFVVKELRKGQTAVPMVIDLFPHISEQELIREFLDLIHVNPRKTFKNLLKGWAPERFITFLCQRHHIHEEQKAGTISKQIIHQFSHHCKHFIFHVHDSLPLDKAFVTGGGVSIKEIVPNTMKSKLMDRLYFCGEILDIHGYTGGYNITSAFVTGRIAGLNAAIESSTGS; encoded by the coding sequence TTGTTTTATGATGTTGTTATTATCGGCGGCGGTCCCTCTGGCATAATGGCTGCGATCGCTGCGGCTGAATCCGGAGCTAATACATTATTAATCGAAAAAGGGAATAAACTAGGGAAAAAACTGGCTATTTCAGGAGGAGGTAGATGTAATGTAACGAATCGACTACCTCAAGATGAGGTGATTAAACACATCCCTGGAAATGGCAAGTTCTTATACAGTGCTTTTTCTATATTTAATAATTATGATATTATCGAGTTCTTTACAAAGCTAAATGTCCCTCTTAAGGAGGAAGATCATGGTAGAATGTTCCCTGTATCAAATCAGTCTAAAACAGTAATTCAAGCCCTATTAAACCGTATGGAAGAACTTCATATAAGTATTCGTTTAAATGCTCCCGTTAAAACAATTCATTTCGCAAAGCCTAACCATTCAATTATCCTCCAAAATGGTGATGAAATTCAAGCGAAATCTGTTATTGTTGCAGTTGGTGGTAAGGCCGTTCCCCATACAGGTTCAACCGGTGATGGCTATGCTTGGGCAAAAAAAGCCGGGCATACCGTGACAGACCTTTATCCTACAGAAGTTGCATTAATTTCTAAAGAACCATTTATTAATAATAAAACACTTCAAGGAGTATCGTTACGAGATATAAAATTATCTGTACTTAGTAAAAATGGGCGGAAAATAATTACTCATCAAATGGATATGATATTCACCCATTTTGGTGTTTCCGGTCCTGCTGTTTTGCGTTGTTCTCAATTTGTGGTTAAGGAATTACGGAAAGGACAAACAGCAGTACCAATGGTCATTGATTTATTTCCTCATATTTCAGAACAAGAACTAATCAGGGAGTTTCTTGACTTAATACATGTAAATCCGAGAAAAACCTTTAAAAATTTGTTGAAGGGGTGGGCCCCAGAGAGATTTATCACTTTTTTATGTCAGCGACACCATATTCATGAAGAACAAAAAGCAGGCACTATTTCAAAACAGATTATCCATCAATTTTCACACCATTGTAAACATTTTATATTTCATGTACATGATTCTTTGCCACTAGATAAGGCATTCGTTACTGGTGGTGGAGTATCCATTAAAGAAATTGTCCCAAACACAATGAAATCAAAGCTAATGGATCGTTTATATTTCTGTGGAGAAATTCTGGATATTCATGGATATACCGGTGGCTATAACATTACATCTGCATTCGTTACTGGGAGAATAGCAGGCTTAAATGCAGCTATTGAATCCTCTACTGGTAGTTGA